Proteins from a single region of Streptomyces sp. Tu 3180:
- a CDS encoding DUF5925 domain-containing protein → MSAKPHDALPIRLNVDDSDSPADVVDALFLGRFATGEQPYSHAANIDRVRSGATLLPADARVLRLARDDDRSATLAEGDGWTLLVSRWNRGADVTVTATSADLAARILGEATDGAADEPEPQPENVTMGFWYVSPRRGPHRTTRQISAGTWEEVRPNYTAPVADAMDRLMKTTPEDISGRLLLLHGPPGTGKTSALRTLARSWRDWCQVDCVLDPERLFGDVGYLMDIAIGEEDAAGKGRWRLLLLEDCDELIRGEAKHTAGQALSRLLNLTDGLLGQGRNVLVGVTTNEDLERLHPAVVRPGRCLARIEVGPLTRVEAVNWLGREDGIGREGATLAELYALRRGTSPTALPEPRGDADAGLYL, encoded by the coding sequence ATGTCCGCGAAGCCACACGACGCACTGCCGATCCGGCTCAACGTCGACGACAGCGACTCCCCGGCCGACGTCGTCGACGCGCTGTTCCTCGGCCGCTTCGCGACGGGCGAGCAGCCGTACTCGCACGCCGCCAACATCGACCGGGTGCGCTCCGGCGCGACCCTGCTGCCCGCGGACGCGCGGGTGCTGCGGCTCGCCAGGGACGACGACCGCAGCGCCACCCTGGCCGAGGGCGACGGCTGGACGCTGCTGGTCTCCCGCTGGAACCGGGGCGCCGACGTCACGGTCACCGCGACCAGCGCCGACCTCGCGGCGAGGATCCTGGGCGAGGCCACGGACGGCGCGGCGGACGAGCCCGAACCCCAGCCGGAGAACGTCACCATGGGCTTCTGGTACGTCTCCCCGCGCCGCGGCCCGCACCGCACCACCCGGCAGATCTCGGCGGGCACCTGGGAGGAGGTCCGGCCCAACTACACGGCGCCGGTGGCGGACGCGATGGACCGCCTGATGAAGACCACCCCCGAGGACATCTCGGGCCGGCTGCTCCTGCTGCACGGCCCGCCGGGCACCGGCAAGACCTCCGCGCTGCGCACGCTGGCCCGGTCCTGGCGGGACTGGTGCCAGGTGGACTGCGTCCTGGACCCGGAGCGGCTGTTCGGTGACGTCGGCTACCTGATGGACATCGCGATCGGCGAGGAGGACGCGGCGGGCAAGGGCCGCTGGCGGCTGCTGCTCCTCGAGGACTGCGACGAGCTGATCCGCGGCGAGGCCAAGCACACGGCCGGACAGGCCCTGTCCCGGCTGCTGAACCTCACGGACGGCCTGCTCGGCCAGGGCCGCAACGTCCTGGTCGGCGTCACCACCAACGAGGACCTGGAGCGTCTGCACCCGGCCGTCGTCCGCCCCGGCCGCTGTCTCGCCCGCATCGAGGTCGGGCCGCTGACCCGCGTGGAGGCGGTGAACTGGCTGGGCCGCGAGGACGGCATCGGCCGCGAGGGCGCCACCCTGGCCGAGCTGTACGCCCTGCGCCGGGGCACCTCCCCGACCGCCCTGCCCGAACCGCGCGGCGACGCGGACGCGGGGCTGTACCTGTAG
- a CDS encoding S1 family peptidase, translated as MRIKRTTPRSGISRRTRLIAVSTGLVAAAAIVVPSANAADTPATFSSAELKSASGSVLKADVPGTAWAVDSKTNRVVVTVDSTVSQAEIAEIKQQAGSDADALTIKRTPGKFTRLIQGGDAIYSSSGRCSLGFNVRSSSGVDYFLTAGHCTEGAGTWYGNSSRTTVLGSTAGTSFPGNDYGIVRYTGSVSRPGTANGVDITRAATPSVGTTVIRDGSTTGTHSGRVTALNATVNYGGGDIVSGLIQTTVCAEPGDSGGPLYGSNGTAYGLTSGGSGNCSSGGTTFFQPVTEALSAYGVNLT; from the coding sequence GTGAGGATCAAGCGCACCACCCCCCGGAGCGGCATCTCGAGACGGACCCGGCTGATCGCCGTTTCCACCGGCCTCGTGGCTGCCGCCGCGATCGTGGTCCCCAGCGCGAACGCGGCCGACACTCCCGCCACCTTCAGCTCCGCCGAGCTCAAGAGCGCCAGCGGCTCCGTGCTGAAGGCCGACGTCCCGGGCACCGCCTGGGCCGTCGACAGCAAGACCAACCGGGTCGTCGTCACCGTCGACAGCACGGTGTCCCAGGCCGAGATCGCCGAGATCAAGCAGCAGGCCGGGTCCGACGCGGACGCGCTGACGATCAAGCGCACCCCGGGCAAGTTCACCAGGCTCATCCAGGGCGGTGACGCCATCTACTCGAGCAGCGGCCGCTGCTCCCTGGGCTTCAACGTCCGCTCCAGCAGCGGCGTCGACTACTTCCTGACCGCCGGTCACTGCACCGAGGGTGCGGGCACCTGGTACGGCAACTCCAGCCGCACCACGGTGCTCGGCTCGACCGCCGGCACCAGCTTCCCGGGCAACGACTACGGCATCGTCCGGTACACCGGGTCCGTCAGCCGGCCCGGCACCGCGAACGGCGTGGACATCACCCGGGCGGCCACCCCGAGCGTGGGCACCACCGTCATCCGCGACGGCTCCACCACGGGCACGCACAGCGGCCGGGTCACCGCCCTCAACGCGACCGTGAACTACGGTGGCGGCGACATCGTCTCCGGCCTCATCCAGACCACGGTCTGCGCCGAGCCCGGCGACTCCGGCGGCCCGCTCTACGGCAGCAACGGCACCGCGTACGGTCTGACCTCCGGCGGCAGCGGCAACTGCTCCTCCGGCGGCACGACCTTCTTCCAGCCGGTGACGGAGGCCCTGAGCGCCTACGGCGTCAACCTCACCTAG
- a CDS encoding class I SAM-dependent methyltransferase gives MSEHRDRAGTDGVDWDARAAAFDDEPDHGLRDPDVRAAWAERLRAWLPGRAGDVLDLGCGTGSLSLLAAAQGHRVTGVDRSPAMVALAREKLAGRDAVFLVGDATAPPVGGRRYDAVLVRHVLWTLPEPARALRHWRELLRPGGRLVLVEGVWGTVSPVGIPADRLTALLAPLAGRVRVERLSRETALWGREVDDERYAVVAVPD, from the coding sequence ATGAGCGAGCACCGTGACCGGGCGGGCACGGACGGCGTCGACTGGGACGCGCGGGCCGCCGCCTTCGACGACGAGCCGGACCACGGACTGCGCGACCCGGACGTGCGCGCCGCCTGGGCCGAGCGGCTGCGCGCCTGGCTGCCCGGACGGGCGGGCGACGTCCTCGACCTCGGCTGCGGCACCGGCAGCCTGTCGCTCCTCGCGGCCGCCCAGGGACACCGGGTCACCGGGGTGGACCGGTCCCCGGCCATGGTGGCGCTGGCCCGGGAGAAGCTCGCCGGGCGCGACGCGGTGTTCCTGGTCGGTGACGCGACGGCGCCGCCGGTCGGCGGGCGGCGCTACGACGCCGTCCTGGTCCGGCACGTCCTGTGGACGCTGCCCGAACCGGCCCGGGCCCTGCGGCACTGGCGGGAGCTGCTGCGCCCGGGAGGCCGGCTGGTGCTGGTCGAGGGGGTGTGGGGGACGGTGAGCCCGGTCGGCATACCGGCGGACCGGCTCACCGCCCTGCTCGCCCCGCTCGCCGGGCGGGTGCGCGTGGAGCGGCTGTCGCGGGAGACGGCGCTGTGGGGCCGGGAGGTCGACGACGAGCGGTACGCGGTGGTCGCGGTGCCGGACTGA
- a CDS encoding S1 family peptidase, translated as MKHRRIPRRRAAVAGAGIAALVAAGVTFQTANASETPEDSGPRTLSIGAAGKLASTLIEDLGADAAGTYYDAKSKSLVVNVLDEAAAETAESAGARARVVANSLAELKSARTALEQDAAVPGTSWVTDPTTNKVVVTADRTVSKAEWAKLEKVVGELGSTAELQRTKGEFKPFIAGGDTITGNGGRCSLGFNVTKGGEPHFLTAGHCTEGISTWSDSSGGVIGENAASSFPGDDYGLVKYTAEVDRPSEVNLYDGSAQAISGAAEATVGMQVTRSGSTTQVHSGTVTGLDATVNYGNGDIVNGLIQTDVCAEPGDSGGSLFSGDKAVGLTSGGSGDCTSGGTTFFQPVTEALSATGTRIG; from the coding sequence TTGAAGCACCGACGCATACCCAGGCGGCGTGCAGCCGTGGCGGGTGCGGGCATCGCCGCACTGGTCGCCGCTGGAGTCACCTTCCAGACTGCGAACGCCAGCGAGACCCCGGAGGACTCCGGGCCCCGGACCCTCTCGATCGGAGCGGCCGGAAAGCTCGCCTCGACGCTCATCGAGGACCTCGGCGCCGACGCGGCGGGAACGTACTACGACGCGAAGAGCAAGAGCCTCGTGGTGAACGTGCTCGACGAGGCCGCCGCCGAGACCGCCGAGTCGGCCGGCGCCCGGGCGAGAGTGGTGGCGAACTCCCTCGCCGAGCTGAAGAGCGCGCGCACCGCCCTCGAGCAGGACGCCGCCGTCCCGGGCACCTCCTGGGTGACCGACCCGACCACCAACAAGGTCGTCGTCACCGCGGACCGCACCGTCTCGAAGGCCGAGTGGGCCAAGCTGGAGAAGGTCGTCGGCGAACTCGGCTCCACCGCCGAACTCCAGCGCACCAAGGGTGAGTTCAAGCCCTTCATCGCCGGCGGCGACACCATCACCGGGAACGGCGGGCGCTGCTCGCTCGGCTTCAACGTGACCAAGGGCGGCGAACCGCACTTCCTCACCGCCGGGCACTGCACCGAGGGCATCTCGACCTGGTCGGACTCCTCGGGCGGCGTGATCGGCGAGAACGCGGCGTCCAGCTTCCCGGGCGACGACTACGGCCTGGTCAAGTACACGGCCGAGGTGGACCGCCCGAGCGAGGTGAACCTCTACGACGGCTCCGCGCAGGCGATCTCCGGCGCGGCCGAGGCCACCGTCGGCATGCAGGTCACCCGCAGCGGCTCCACGACCCAGGTGCACTCCGGCACGGTCACCGGTCTGGACGCCACCGTGAACTACGGCAACGGCGACATCGTCAACGGCCTGATCCAGACCGACGTCTGCGCCGAGCCCGGCGACAGCGGCGGCTCGCTCTTCTCGGGCGACAAGGCGGTCGGCCTCACCTCCGGCGGCAGCGGCGACTGCACCTCGGGCGGCACGACCTTCTTCCAGCCGGTGACGGAGGCCCTCTCGGCGACCGGCACGCGGATCGGCTGA
- a CDS encoding lytic polysaccharide monooxygenase — translation MPAHRKAAVAVAGLVPLALTGLSAAPASAHGSMGDPVSRVSQCYAEDPESPKSAACKAAVAAGGTQALYDWNGIRIGDARGRHQELIPDGKLCSANNEQFKGLDLARADWPATSVSSGSYTFKYRVTAPHKGTFKVYITKPGYDPAKPLAWGDLDLANPVATATDPAASGGFYTFTGTLPERSGRQLLYAVWQRSDSPEAFYSCSDVAFGGGNATGGEDAAGGEGEAGGGDTPEEEAAPAPAASAPSEEQIEAGAEKSTVENHGHGDDDPDTSAAPVAARDDTAPDASGDGTANRPKAAGGSADLAETGGDGNTPYLMVGGAAALALGSAALFASARRRTAGGRHGR, via the coding sequence ATGCCCGCACACCGCAAAGCCGCTGTCGCCGTCGCCGGTCTCGTTCCGCTCGCCCTCACCGGGCTGTCCGCCGCACCGGCGTCCGCGCACGGTTCGATGGGCGACCCGGTCAGCCGGGTCTCCCAGTGCTACGCCGAGGACCCGGAGAGCCCGAAGTCGGCGGCGTGCAAGGCGGCGGTCGCGGCCGGCGGGACCCAGGCGCTCTACGACTGGAACGGCATCCGCATCGGTGACGCGCGCGGACGCCACCAGGAGCTCATCCCCGACGGCAAGCTGTGCAGCGCGAACAACGAGCAGTTCAAGGGGCTCGACCTGGCCCGCGCGGACTGGCCCGCGACGAGCGTGAGCAGCGGGTCGTACACCTTCAAGTACCGTGTGACCGCCCCGCACAAGGGCACCTTCAAGGTGTACATCACCAAGCCCGGTTACGACCCGGCGAAGCCGCTGGCCTGGGGCGACCTGGATCTGGCGAACCCGGTGGCGACGGCCACCGACCCGGCCGCCTCGGGCGGCTTCTACACCTTCACCGGCACCCTCCCCGAGCGCTCCGGCAGGCAGCTGCTGTACGCGGTCTGGCAGCGCTCGGACAGCCCGGAGGCGTTCTACTCCTGCTCGGACGTCGCGTTCGGCGGCGGAAACGCGACCGGCGGCGAGGACGCGGCGGGCGGCGAGGGCGAGGCCGGCGGCGGTGACACGCCCGAGGAGGAGGCCGCCCCGGCGCCGGCCGCCTCCGCCCCGTCCGAGGAGCAGATCGAGGCCGGCGCCGAGAAGTCGACCGTCGAGAACCACGGGCACGGCGACGACGACCCGGACACCTCGGCGGCGCCCGTCGCGGCGCGGGACGACACCGCTCCGGACGCCTCCGGCGACGGCACCGCCAACCGGCCTAAGGCGGCCGGCGGCTCGGCGGACCTCGCGGAGACCGGTGGCGACGGCAACACCCCGTACCTGATGGTCGGCGGGGCCGCGGCGCTGGCGCTGGGCTCGGCGGCGCTGTTCGCCTCCGCCCGGCGGCGCACGGCGGGCGGGCGGCACGGCCGCTGA
- a CDS encoding GntR family transcriptional regulator, translating to MTLKIHIDDGAPPYEQVRAQISEQARSGELPVGYRLPTVRGLAGTLGLAANTVAKAYRALEADGVIETRGRNGTVVAAAGSAAQREAASAAQGYAERVRRLGLTEDEALAAVRDALRAAYGE from the coding sequence GTGACCTTGAAGATCCACATCGATGACGGCGCGCCGCCGTACGAGCAGGTGCGGGCGCAGATCTCCGAGCAGGCCCGGTCGGGAGAGCTGCCGGTGGGGTACCGGCTGCCGACGGTGCGGGGGCTGGCCGGGACGCTCGGCCTCGCCGCGAACACGGTGGCCAAGGCCTACCGGGCGCTGGAGGCCGACGGGGTGATCGAGACCCGGGGCCGCAACGGCACGGTGGTCGCGGCCGCGGGCTCGGCGGCGCAGCGGGAGGCGGCGTCGGCGGCCCAGGGGTACGCGGAGCGGGTGCGGCGGCTCGGGCTGACCGAGGACGAGGCGCTGGCCGCCGTGCGGGACGCCCTGCGGGCGGCCTACGGGGAGTAG
- a CDS encoding GNAT family N-acetyltransferase — protein MTVTVRDLRPGVRADAEGFSRVRRLALPFMLSTPESVLHDLTRSHPDAHFRQLVAEEDGEIIGTAQVGLAHDSPEPGQGSANVYVRPDRLRRGAGSLLLRAAEERLAGLGARKVHSWVLDAPDNRAFAERHGYRVGRSAHFLRLDLAHGDLPPLQDPPPGVELRTGADFADDPRPLFALDAETTSDEPSDIGTEFTDYGAWLEQTWKHPLLDLGLTTVAVVDGLPAAFTAAYTDGSARYGTAMTGTARAHRGRGLAKLAKNASLHRARAAGCTEAFTGNDTGNGPMLAINKWFGYEVCATEVRYVRELG, from the coding sequence ATGACCGTGACCGTGCGCGACCTGCGACCAGGGGTGCGAGCCGACGCCGAGGGTTTCTCCCGCGTCCGCCGCCTCGCCCTCCCCTTCATGCTGTCCACCCCCGAGTCCGTGCTGCACGACCTGACGCGCTCCCACCCGGACGCCCACTTCCGGCAGCTCGTCGCCGAGGAGGACGGCGAGATCATCGGCACGGCCCAGGTCGGTCTCGCCCACGACAGCCCGGAGCCCGGCCAGGGCTCCGCCAACGTCTACGTCCGCCCGGACAGGCTCCGGCGCGGCGCCGGGTCGCTCCTGCTGCGCGCCGCCGAGGAGCGCCTGGCCGGCCTCGGCGCCCGCAAGGTCCACAGCTGGGTCCTGGACGCACCGGACAACCGGGCCTTCGCCGAGCGGCACGGCTACCGCGTCGGCCGCTCGGCCCACTTCCTGCGGCTGGACCTGGCGCACGGCGACCTGCCGCCCCTCCAGGACCCGCCGCCCGGCGTCGAACTGCGCACCGGCGCCGACTTCGCCGACGACCCGCGCCCGCTGTTCGCCCTCGACGCGGAGACGACGTCGGACGAACCGAGCGACATCGGCACCGAGTTCACCGACTACGGGGCGTGGCTCGAGCAGACCTGGAAGCACCCCCTCCTCGACCTCGGCCTGACCACGGTCGCGGTGGTCGACGGCCTCCCCGCCGCCTTCACCGCGGCCTACACCGACGGCTCCGCCCGGTACGGCACCGCCATGACCGGCACCGCCCGCGCCCACCGCGGCCGGGGCCTGGCCAAGCTCGCCAAGAACGCCTCCCTGCACCGCGCCCGCGCCGCCGGGTGCACGGAGGCGTTCACGGGGAACGACACCGGCAACGGACCGATGCTCGCGATCAACAAGTGGTTCGGCTACGAGGTCTGCGCCACGGAGGTGCGATATGTCCGCGAACTCGGCTGA
- a CDS encoding DUF402 domain-containing protein gives MSANSADRPVLLDVVLVKAGREKIRYPAELLADDGTRVTVRAPWAGDGVRDFGFVRFEPGDVFTEHYWRDRWYSVKEVRTAGGALKGHYCDVTRPAELSGTRLVVEDLDLDLWVGADGTDVRRLDEDEFAASGLAQTDPRAAAAAVAALDELEALARGDGLGTLLA, from the coding sequence ATGTCCGCGAACTCGGCTGACCGCCCGGTCCTCCTGGACGTCGTCCTCGTCAAGGCGGGCCGCGAGAAGATCCGTTACCCCGCCGAACTGCTCGCCGACGACGGCACCCGCGTCACCGTGCGCGCCCCGTGGGCGGGTGACGGCGTGCGCGACTTCGGCTTCGTGCGTTTCGAGCCCGGTGACGTCTTCACCGAGCACTACTGGCGCGACCGGTGGTACTCCGTGAAGGAGGTCCGCACCGCAGGCGGCGCCCTCAAGGGCCACTACTGCGACGTCACCCGCCCGGCCGAGCTCTCCGGCACCCGGCTGGTCGTCGAGGACCTCGACCTGGACCTGTGGGTCGGCGCGGACGGCACGGACGTGCGGCGGCTGGACGAGGACGAGTTCGCGGCGAGCGGGCTGGCGCAGACGGATCCGCGGGCGGCGGCGGCCGCCGTGGCCGCGCTCGACGAGCTGGAGGCCCTGGCGCGCGGGGACGGCCTCGGCACGCTGCTCGCGTGA
- a CDS encoding DUF5685 family protein translates to MFGMVRPCRHRLGEGLTAQWTAHLCGLCLALRGDHGQFARIVTNYDGLLVSVLTEAQAGRTGAGRRTAGPCPLRGMRTASVAHGEGARLAAAVSLVLASAKLRDHVADGDGLLARRPVALAARRVAAGWDRAGARTGSDVGFDTAVLVDAVDRQTGIETLAGPGTPLLTVTEPTETATAAAFAHTAVLAGRPHNAAPLAEAGRLFGRLAHLLDAVEDREADAASGAWNPLTATGTPLEEARRLADDAVHGIRLALREVEFADGGLAHRLLVHELPNSVRRAFGTVSCAHGAGPYAPPGTPGGPGAPLPPQPPRRDRRGLLAGCAVWLGLACTCQLCCGTYEDPWSRERKEGPCANCDCSGCGDCCNCCSCCGEDGCCDGCDCGCDCGC, encoded by the coding sequence GTGTTCGGAATGGTCAGGCCCTGCAGGCACCGGCTCGGTGAGGGACTCACGGCCCAGTGGACGGCGCACCTGTGCGGGCTGTGCCTCGCGCTGCGCGGGGACCACGGGCAGTTCGCGCGCATCGTCACCAACTACGACGGGCTCCTCGTCTCCGTCCTGACGGAGGCTCAGGCCGGCCGCACCGGCGCGGGGCGGCGCACCGCGGGGCCGTGCCCGCTGCGCGGGATGCGCACCGCGTCCGTCGCGCACGGTGAGGGGGCGCGGCTCGCGGCGGCCGTCTCCCTCGTCCTCGCCTCCGCCAAGCTGCGCGACCACGTCGCCGACGGGGACGGGCTGCTGGCGCGCAGGCCGGTGGCGCTCGCCGCGCGCCGGGTCGCCGCAGGCTGGGACCGGGCCGGGGCGCGGACCGGTTCGGACGTCGGGTTCGACACCGCCGTCCTCGTCGACGCCGTGGACCGGCAGACCGGTATCGAGACCCTCGCCGGACCCGGCACCCCCCTCCTCACCGTCACCGAACCGACCGAGACCGCGACCGCGGCGGCCTTCGCGCACACCGCGGTGCTCGCCGGCCGGCCGCACAACGCCGCGCCGCTCGCCGAGGCGGGACGCCTCTTCGGGCGCCTCGCGCACCTCCTGGACGCCGTGGAGGACAGGGAGGCCGACGCCGCGTCGGGCGCCTGGAACCCGCTCACCGCCACCGGCACCCCGCTGGAGGAGGCCCGCCGGCTCGCCGACGACGCGGTGCACGGCATCCGGCTCGCGCTGCGCGAGGTGGAGTTCGCCGACGGGGGCCTCGCACACCGCTTGCTCGTCCATGAACTGCCCAACTCCGTCCGTCGCGCCTTCGGTACCGTCTCCTGTGCCCACGGCGCCGGTCCCTACGCGCCTCCCGGTACACCCGGCGGCCCCGGCGCCCCACTGCCCCCGCAGCCGCCGCGCCGCGACCGGCGCGGGCTGCTCGCGGGCTGTGCCGTGTGGCTGGGACTGGCCTGCACGTGCCAGCTGTGCTGCGGGACCTACGAGGACCCCTGGAGCCGGGAGCGCAAGGAGGGGCCCTGCGCCAACTGCGACTGCAGCGGGTGCGGTGACTGCTGCAACTGCTGCAGCTGCTGCGGTGAGGACGGCTGCTGCGACGGCTGCGACTGCGGCTGCGACTGCGGCTGCTGA
- a CDS encoding acyl-CoA dehydrogenase family protein: MSASSKPPPFDPADPLGLDDLLEPEDLAVRDTVRAWAADRVLPYVADWYEKGELPGIRELARELGGIGALGMSLEGYGCAGASAVQYGLACLELEAADSGIRSLVSVQGSLAMYAVHRFGSEEQKQRWLPRMASGEVIGCFGLTEPDHGSDPGSMRTYAKRDGGDWVLSGRKMWITNGSVAGVAVVWARTDEGIRGFVVPTDSAGFSAPEIRHKWSLRASVTSELVLDDVRLPADAVLPGVTGLKGPLSCLSHARYGIVWGAMGAARSCFEAAVDYARTREQFGRPIGGFQLTQAKLADMAVELHKGILLAHHLGRRMDAGRLRPEQVSFGKLNNVREAIDICRTARTILGANGISLEYPVMRHATNLESVLTYEGTVEMHQLVLGKALTGIDAFR, from the coding sequence ATGTCCGCGTCCTCGAAGCCGCCCCCCTTCGACCCCGCCGACCCCCTCGGCCTGGACGACCTGCTGGAGCCGGAGGACCTGGCCGTCCGGGACACCGTGCGCGCCTGGGCCGCCGACCGCGTGCTGCCGTACGTCGCCGACTGGTACGAGAAGGGCGAGCTGCCCGGCATCCGGGAGCTGGCCCGGGAGCTCGGCGGGATCGGCGCGCTCGGCATGTCCCTGGAGGGCTACGGCTGCGCGGGCGCGAGCGCCGTCCAGTACGGGCTCGCCTGTCTGGAGCTGGAGGCGGCCGACTCCGGGATCCGGTCCCTGGTCTCCGTGCAGGGGTCCCTCGCGATGTACGCCGTCCACCGGTTCGGCAGCGAGGAGCAGAAGCAGCGGTGGCTGCCGCGGATGGCCTCCGGCGAGGTCATCGGCTGCTTCGGGCTCACCGAACCCGACCACGGCTCCGACCCCGGCTCGATGCGCACGTACGCCAAGCGCGACGGCGGCGACTGGGTGCTGAGCGGGCGCAAGATGTGGATCACCAACGGCTCCGTGGCCGGGGTCGCCGTGGTGTGGGCGCGCACCGACGAGGGGATCCGCGGCTTCGTCGTGCCGACCGACAGCGCCGGCTTCTCGGCGCCCGAGATCAGGCACAAGTGGTCGCTGCGCGCCTCCGTCACCAGCGAGCTGGTCCTCGACGACGTACGGCTGCCCGCCGACGCCGTCCTGCCCGGGGTGACCGGGCTCAAGGGGCCGCTCAGCTGTCTCTCGCACGCCCGGTACGGGATCGTCTGGGGTGCCATGGGCGCGGCGCGCAGCTGTTTCGAGGCCGCCGTCGACTACGCGAGGACGCGGGAGCAGTTCGGGCGGCCCATCGGGGGGTTCCAGCTGACGCAGGCCAAACTCGCCGACATGGCGGTCGAACTGCACAAGGGGATTCTGCTCGCCCACCATCTGGGGCGGCGCATGGACGCCGGCCGCCTGCGTCCCGAGCAGGTCAGCTTCGGCAAGCTCAACAACGTCCGCGAGGCCATCGACATCTGCCGTACGGCCCGCACGATTCTCGGTGCCAACGGGATCTCGCTCGAGTACCCGGTGATGCGGCACGCGACCAACCTGGAATCGGTGCTCACCTACGAGGGCACCGTCGAGATGCACCAGCTCGTGCTGGGCAAGGCGCTCACCGGAATCGACGCGTTCCGGTAG
- a CDS encoding cell division protein SepF, with protein sequence MGSVRKASAWLGLVDDNEDERYYDDDYSDGTEPGEAWVTDPRVKVAADVAEERGRRIGTVTPDSFRDARAIGELFREGVPVIMNLTAMDAADAKRVVDFAAGLIFGLRGSIERVSNRVFLLSPADTEVVSGEPAAHRSDGFFNQS encoded by the coding sequence ATGGGATCGGTACGCAAGGCGAGCGCCTGGCTGGGCCTCGTCGACGACAACGAAGACGAGCGTTACTACGACGACGACTACTCCGACGGGACCGAGCCCGGGGAGGCCTGGGTCACCGATCCGCGGGTCAAGGTGGCCGCGGACGTCGCCGAGGAGAGGGGCCGCCGCATCGGCACGGTCACCCCGGACAGCTTCCGGGACGCCCGCGCCATCGGCGAGCTGTTCCGCGAGGGGGTTCCCGTCATCATGAACCTCACCGCCATGGACGCCGCCGACGCCAAGCGCGTCGTCGACTTCGCGGCGGGCCTGATCTTCGGCCTGCGCGGTTCCATCGAGCGGGTGTCCAACCGGGTGTTCCTGCTGAGCCCGGCCGACACCGAGGTCGTCAGCGGGGAGCCGGCCGCGCACCGGTCGGACGGTTTCTTCAACCAGAGCTGA
- a CDS encoding alpha/beta fold hydrolase, which yields MLPWKRVIRPLAALLLAAAAVTVPTGAHASGAPGRGWNDYSCKPSAAHPRPVVLVHGTFGNSVDNWLGLAPYLGHRGYCVFSLDYGQLPGVPFFHGLGPVEESAEQLDAFVDRVLAATGAAEADLVGHSQGGMMPRHYLRFLGGADEVNALVGIAPSNHGTTLGGLTRLLPYFPGAEDLLNEATPALADQIAGSDFLTRLNEGGDTVPGVRYTVIATKYDEVLTPYRSQYLDGPDVRNVLLQDLCPLDLSEHLAVGLFDRIAFHEVANALDPARATPTTCASVFD from the coding sequence ATGCTGCCCTGGAAGCGAGTGATCAGACCGCTGGCCGCACTCCTGCTGGCCGCCGCTGCCGTCACCGTCCCCACCGGCGCCCACGCCTCCGGCGCGCCCGGCAGGGGCTGGAACGACTACTCCTGCAAGCCCTCCGCCGCCCACCCCCGCCCCGTCGTCCTGGTGCACGGCACCTTCGGCAACTCGGTCGACAACTGGCTCGGTCTCGCGCCCTACCTCGGGCACCGCGGCTACTGCGTCTTCTCCCTCGACTACGGACAGCTGCCCGGCGTCCCCTTCTTCCACGGCCTCGGCCCCGTCGAGGAGTCCGCGGAGCAGCTCGACGCCTTCGTCGACCGGGTGCTCGCCGCGACCGGCGCCGCCGAAGCCGATCTCGTCGGCCACTCGCAGGGCGGCATGATGCCCCGCCACTACCTCAGGTTCCTCGGCGGAGCGGACGAGGTGAACGCCCTCGTCGGGATCGCGCCCAGCAACCACGGCACCACGCTCGGCGGCCTCACCCGCCTGCTGCCGTACTTCCCGGGCGCCGAGGACCTGCTGAACGAGGCCACCCCCGCCCTCGCCGACCAGATCGCCGGCTCCGACTTCCTCACCAGGCTCAACGAGGGCGGCGACACCGTGCCCGGGGTCCGCTACACCGTCATCGCCACGAAGTACGACGAGGTGCTCACCCCGTACCGCAGCCAGTACCTGGACGGACCGGACGTGCGCAACGTCCTGCTCCAGGACCTGTGCCCGCTCGACCTGTCCGAGCACCTGGCCGTCGGGCTGTTCGACCGGATCGCCTTCCACGAGGTGGCCAACGCCCTCGACCCGGCCCGCGCCACGCCCACCACCTGCGCCTCGGTGTTCGACTGA